In Nocardia sputorum, a single genomic region encodes these proteins:
- a CDS encoding cation acetate symporter has translation MPGTAPALTVAALVLAALATVAIGAYGVRLARTTSDFLVASRSVGPRWNAAAISGEYLSAASFLGVAGLIAKYGADALWYPVGFTAGYLALLLFVAAPLRRSGAYTVPDFAEFRLGSVRLRRLAATVVVLICAVYLIPQFQGAGLTLHILLGVPDWVGAVAVGAIVIANVVGGGMRSITLVQAFQYWLKLTAVALPALVLLGHFLADERELGAPAPPVVSERTTVDVTTDVVVRVGAPQRVSITGTLDEHVVDGPVPLAPGTHELAAGTRLVLEAGAAVPVVAGAPADGAGWLAPGRGLGGPHPTYQVYSLILATFLGTMGLPHVLVRFYTNPDGRAARATALAVIGLVGLFYLFPVLLGVFARLYVPQLLITGTSDAAVVLLPGSVVAGLPGQLLAALAAAGAIAAFLSTSSGLLVSIAGVLSTDMLRGRIRDFRTAALVAGSVPLALSLTVVSLDLSRTVGLAFAVAASTLCPLLVLGIWWRGLTATGAAAGLIAGGLAAGTATAVSVTGGFSDEVADGWPAALLGYPAAISVPLAFATMVLVSSVTRGLETRTVSRIFVRMHAPERLGMGADRERSLRSD, from the coding sequence ATGCCGGGCACGGCTCCCGCGCTGACGGTGGCGGCGCTGGTGCTCGCGGCGCTGGCGACGGTCGCGATCGGCGCGTACGGCGTGCGCCTCGCCCGCACCACGTCGGATTTCCTCGTCGCTTCGCGCAGCGTGGGGCCGCGCTGGAACGCCGCCGCGATCTCCGGCGAATACCTCTCGGCTGCCTCGTTCCTCGGCGTGGCCGGGTTGATCGCGAAGTACGGCGCCGACGCGCTGTGGTACCCGGTGGGCTTCACCGCCGGGTACCTGGCGCTGCTGCTGTTCGTCGCCGCCCCGCTGCGCCGCTCCGGCGCGTACACGGTGCCCGACTTCGCCGAATTCCGGCTGGGCTCAGTGCGTTTGCGAAGACTCGCGGCCACCGTCGTGGTGCTCATCTGCGCGGTGTATCTCATCCCGCAGTTCCAAGGGGCCGGGTTGACGCTGCACATCCTGCTCGGTGTTCCGGACTGGGTGGGCGCGGTGGCGGTGGGCGCGATCGTGATCGCCAACGTGGTCGGCGGCGGGATGCGCTCGATCACCCTGGTCCAGGCGTTCCAGTACTGGTTGAAGCTGACAGCGGTGGCGCTGCCCGCGCTGGTGCTGCTCGGGCACTTCCTGGCCGACGAGCGCGAGCTGGGCGCGCCCGCCCCGCCGGTAGTGTCCGAGCGCACCACCGTCGACGTGACCACCGACGTGGTGGTGCGGGTCGGCGCGCCGCAGCGTGTCTCGATCACCGGAACCCTGGACGAGCACGTGGTCGACGGCCCGGTGCCGTTGGCACCCGGCACGCACGAGCTGGCGGCGGGAACGAGGTTGGTGCTCGAGGCGGGGGCGGCGGTGCCGGTGGTGGCGGGCGCACCTGCCGACGGCGCGGGCTGGCTGGCGCCCGGCCGCGGCTTGGGCGGACCGCATCCGACCTACCAGGTGTATTCGCTGATCCTCGCGACCTTCCTCGGCACCATGGGTCTGCCGCACGTGCTGGTGCGTTTCTACACCAACCCGGACGGGCGGGCCGCGCGCGCGACCGCGCTCGCGGTGATCGGTCTGGTCGGGCTGTTCTACCTGTTCCCCGTCCTGCTGGGCGTGTTCGCCCGGCTGTACGTGCCACAGTTGCTGATCACGGGGACCAGCGACGCCGCGGTGGTGCTGCTGCCCGGGTCGGTGGTGGCCGGGCTGCCGGGCCAGTTGCTCGCGGCGCTGGCCGCAGCCGGCGCGATCGCCGCCTTCCTGTCCACCTCGTCGGGACTGCTGGTGAGCATCGCGGGCGTGCTCAGCACCGACATGCTGCGCGGGCGGATCCGGGACTTCCGCACCGCGGCCCTGGTCGCGGGCTCGGTACCGCTGGCGCTGTCGCTGACGGTGGTGTCGCTGGATCTGTCCCGCACCGTCGGCCTGGCCTTCGCGGTGGCCGCCTCCACGCTGTGCCCGCTGCTGGTGCTGGGCATCTGGTGGCGCGGGCTGACCGCGACGGGCGCGGCGGCCGGTCTGATCGCCGGCGGCCTCGCCGCGGGCACCGCCACCGCCGTCTCGGTGACCGGCGGATTCTCCGACGAGGTCGCGGACGGCTGGCCCGCGGCGCTGCTCGGCTATCCGGCGGCGATCAGCGTGCCGCTGGCGTTCGCCACCATGGTGCTGGTCAGCTCGGTCACCCGGGGACTGGAGACCAGGACGGTGAGCCGGATCTTCGTCCGGATGCACGCGCCCGAGCGACTGGGCATGGGTGCCGATCGCGAGCGCAGTCTGCGCTCGGACTGA